The sequence CGGTGGAGATGCTGGAAGTATTACTGTCCAAGGTCTATGAGGTCGGCGGGATCCCCATGGTGACCATGAGGTCCGCCCGAATAATGAGAAAGCTACTGATGGGAGCGGACCAGAAGACCATCGCTCAGATCGGCGAGATCGAGATGGAGAAGATGAAGAAGGCGCAGGCGTACATCGGGATGCGCGGTTCGTATAACATAACCGAGCTTTCCGACGTACCCGCGGAGAAGATGGACCTTTATAACAAGCTCTGGTGGGGACCAGTGCATTCTGAGTGGAGGGTTCCTAAGACCAAATGGGTGGTGCTAAGGTGGCCGACCTCCGCTATGGCCCAGCAGGCCCAGATGTCCACCGAGGCCTTCGAGGATTTCTATTTCAACACCTGCACTCTCGACTATTCCAAGATGTCCAGGGCCATGGACCCCTTGGTGAAGTTGTTGGAGCGTACCGACAAGGTGCACATCGTCGGTCCCGGAACGGAGCTGACGTTCTCGATCAAGGACATTCCTGTGGTCAAGTGCGACGGCGAACGTAATATCCCAGACGGAGAGGTCTACACCGCTCCGGTCAAGAATTCCGTCAACGGAGCGATCACCTACAACGCCAAAACGCTGTACCAGGGCAAGGTCTTCGAGAAGATCATGCTGAAGTTCAAAGAGGGGAAGGTGGTGGAGGCTACAGGCTCGAACACCAAGGCGCTCAACACGATCCTGGACACCGACGAGGGTGCAAGGTTCGTCGGTGAGTTCGCCATCGGGGTCAACCCCTTCATCAACAAGGCCATGCTGGACACGCTCTTTGACGAGAAGATCGCCGGATCGATACACTTCACCCCCGGGAACGCCTACCAGGAAGCGGACAACGGGAACCGTTCCGCGGTCCACTGGGACATGGTGCTGGTGCAGACCCCGGAATGGGGTGGTGGCGAGATATACTTCGATGGGGTGCTGGTGCGCAAGGACGGCCGCTTTGTGATCGACGATCTCAAAGGCCTCAACCCTGAGAACCTGGCCTGACCAGGTGGCCGACGTTGGTCCGGGAGGTGCCAGCCTCCGCTCCATGGGGCAGAATGGCGAAGATCATGATCGCGACACCAATGGTGATCGCAAGATAGATCCCGACACCAGGCATTATCAACATGAGCCCCAGGCTCGTATCTGGGGTGCCCATTATGAACATCACATCGATACCGGCCAATCCTATGCTGCCCCCGCCCACCAAGAGCAGGGCGAGACGTTTCTGCATATGATCAGTGATCAGGCGGTCCGATAGGCCCACGACCATTCCAACGATGGCCAGCAGCGAAATGTACTGTCCATAGAACTTGTCCGAGTAGAATGCTGGAAACCCTATCGTAGATTGGAAGACGCCCAGCCATGATATGAACGGGGACATGGCGCAGACCGTAAGGAGAAAGCACAGGATCATCTTGTGCTGCAACGGTCCCTCCTGGCGATGGAAGGACCTAGGTGCATGTCTTGGCGCATCGAGAATGATCCTGGGGGCGGTGATAATGTTTCCGCTCCCCGATCCGATCGTTTCAGCTCTCTCTGGGAAATGATATCCGCACAAGTTACAGAAGAGATAGTCACTCTTCAATCTGGCTCCGCATTTTGGACATTTCGTGATATTACCCACCATATCCTTATGAACACCTCGCGGGACATATCTCGGGTTGCAGTACAATTAGATTAATTCGAGTTCACGGCATGAATAGTTAAATATTGGAGAATAGAATCAAGTGATATTGACTTCAGATTGCCGCATTGAGATCTCCTACATCGACCCGGAAACCTACACTTCCATTGTGAACCATGATCCGCGAAAGCGCATATTGACCAAGCTTTACCGTTCTACGCGCGACGTGCCGATAAACAAACAGACACTGGCGGACTCGTTAAATATCGAGTACCATCAACTGATCTACCAACTCAACCATCATCTGCGAGATTTCTGGTCGATCAAGGAGGAGCAGAAGGTGCGCGGCACACGCATGGAGCTGATCGCGGCCGCTAATCCCTACGCGATACTCATCACCATCGGCAAGGACCAAGGCATTTTTTTAGTGGATCCCCTGGCCGATCTTTACGGTGCAGTGGTAAAGGTTGGCACACGATGCGATCAGTGCAGCAGCATGGAAGCCGAGCAGTGCATGAACTTCGCTCAGTCCCGCTTCGCCTCCGAAGCCCTATCACAGGCTGAGATGAACGTACTGGCGGCGAACAATCGCCATCCTCCCTATCGACCAATGGACCTGGCACTGTTGGCGGCGATAAAGGGCATACCGGCAGGACAGAAGTGCGTGATCGATATACCCTGTCAGACCTGCGCTTTCCTTAGGCGCACCATCCGTATCGAGGGACTGTAATATTGGAGTCCCAAGAAACGTATAAGGCTGAAGGTACGATACCCCGAGCATGCAGTCCGAAGACAAGGCTCCGACCCGATTCGTGGTACTAGGCGGTTACCTGGGAGCTGGAAAGACCACCCTGGCCGCCGCCTTGGGTAAGGAACTGAGGTCCAAGCACGGAAAGTCCGTGGCCATCATCACCAATGATCAGGGCAACGTACTGGTCGATACCGAGTACATGAAGAACGCCGGATTCGATGTCAAGGATGTGCTAGGCGGCTGTTTTTGCGCTAATTTCGGTGAGTTCGTCAAGAACGCCCGTAGCCTGGTCGCAATGGGTCGGCCCGATGTGATCATCGCCGAACCGATCGGTACATCCACGGCCATATTGGGGTCCGTGGTAGCACCGCTTAGGACCATGTATCCAGACGAATTCCAGGTGGCGCCGTTCTTTGTGGTGGTGGATGGGACCAGGGCCGCCGAGACCCTGAAGAGACCG comes from Methanomassiliicoccales archaeon and encodes:
- a CDS encoding aminopeptidase; this translates as MLDPRMRKLAEVLIDHSVRLKKGETVYIEAFDMPVEMLEVLLSKVYEVGGIPMVTMRSARIMRKLLMGADQKTIAQIGEIEMEKMKKAQAYIGMRGSYNITELSDVPAEKMDLYNKLWWGPVHSEWRVPKTKWVVLRWPTSAMAQQAQMSTEAFEDFYFNTCTLDYSKMSRAMDPLVKLLERTDKVHIVGPGTELTFSIKDIPVVKCDGERNIPDGEVYTAPVKNSVNGAITYNAKTLYQGKVFEKIMLKFKEGKVVEATGSNTKALNTILDTDEGARFVGEFAIGVNPFINKAMLDTLFDEKIAGSIHFTPGNAYQEADNGNRSAVHWDMVLVQTPEWGGGEIYFDGVLVRKDGRFVIDDLKGLNPENLA